The following proteins are co-located in the Deinococcus ruber genome:
- a CDS encoding SRPBCC family protein, giving the protein MWTYEHQAITTATPDALYRLWTNVTTWPEWNTDLQRADLRGAFTTGSHIDMLSAQGTLTLRLTDVQEHHAFTDEVELDGLHVRTTHRLDALPDGRTRITYRMEITGEHADTRGAEIGPAITGDFPDTVAALIRHAER; this is encoded by the coding sequence ATGTGGACCTACGAACATCAAGCCATCACCACCGCAACGCCCGACGCCCTCTACCGTCTCTGGACCAATGTCACGACCTGGCCCGAATGGAACACGGACCTCCAACGTGCCGACCTCCGAGGGGCGTTCACCACCGGCAGTCACATCGACATGCTCAGCGCGCAGGGCACCCTCACGCTGCGCCTGACGGACGTCCAGGAACACCACGCCTTCACGGACGAAGTCGAACTGGACGGCCTGCACGTCCGTACGACCCACCGACTCGACGCCCTCCCCGACGGACGGACGCGCATCACCTACCGCATGGAGATCACCGGCGAACACGCCGACACGCGTGGCGCCGAGATCGGCCCGGCCATCACGGGCGACTTCCCCGACACGGTTGCCGCACTGATCCGCCACGCGGAACGCTGA
- a CDS encoding MarR family winged helix-turn-helix transcriptional regulator yields MALEPGDSPGFLLWHATLRWQRQVTAALDPLGLTHVQFVLLACTWWLNTHGEQPNQLRLAEQAGIDVKMTSQVVRVLEEKGLMTRTIDPNDTRAKRLQVTSAGAALAPRAIEAVEAVDQHFFQAGLNAQTLAFLRQLSTPTE; encoded by the coding sequence ATGGCACTCGAACCCGGTGACAGCCCGGGGTTCCTGTTGTGGCACGCCACCCTGCGCTGGCAGCGACAGGTGACCGCCGCGCTCGACCCACTCGGGTTGACACACGTGCAGTTCGTGCTGCTCGCCTGCACCTGGTGGCTCAATACGCACGGTGAACAGCCGAACCAGCTCCGACTCGCCGAGCAGGCAGGGATCGACGTGAAGATGACCTCCCAAGTGGTCCGTGTGTTGGAAGAAAAAGGCCTGATGACCCGGACCATCGACCCGAACGACACCCGCGCCAAGCGCCTGCAGGTGACGTCAGCAGGTGCTGCTCTGGCCCCCCGAGCGATCGAGGCCGTGGAAGCGGTCGATCAGCACTTCTTCCAGGCCGGTCTGAACGCCCAGACCCTGGCATTCCTTCGGCAGCTGTCAACGCCAACTGAGTAA